Proteins from a genomic interval of Candidatus Rubidus massiliensis:
- a CDS encoding putative transcriptional regulatory protein — protein MAGHSKWANIKHKKERADAKKGKVFSRIAKEIITATKLGGPDPKTNPRLRLALEKAKNSNVPNDIIDRNIKKGANVDQAAFMEMTYELYGHGGVGLIVDIMTDNKNRISSDMRIATNKRGGNIANPGAVAFNFERKGIIQYPKNVPEEELFLAATESGAEDFEVEEETYIVICDPVELYQVKESLQKLGYISTEDNLDMIPKVYVDCDVETAKANLGLIEWLEQLDDVDAVYHNMNIPQELS, from the coding sequence ATGGCTGGACATAGTAAATGGGCAAATATTAAACATAAAAAAGAAAGAGCAGATGCTAAAAAAGGGAAAGTCTTTTCTAGAATTGCCAAAGAGATTATTACGGCTACAAAACTTGGGGGGCCTGACCCTAAGACAAACCCAAGGCTTCGTTTAGCATTAGAAAAAGCCAAAAACTCTAATGTTCCCAATGACATTATCGATCGCAATATCAAAAAAGGGGCTAATGTAGACCAAGCAGCTTTTATGGAAATGACTTACGAGTTGTATGGACATGGGGGAGTTGGTTTAATTGTTGATATCATGACAGATAACAAAAATAGAATTTCATCTGATATGCGAATCGCTACCAATAAAAGGGGAGGAAATATTGCTAACCCAGGAGCTGTAGCATTTAATTTTGAGCGAAAAGGGATTATCCAGTATCCAAAAAATGTACCCGAAGAAGAACTTTTTTTAGCTGCTACCGAATCTGGAGCTGAAGATTTTGAAGTAGAAGAAGAGACCTATATTGTTATTTGTGATCCTGTAGAGTTATATCAAGTAAAGGAAAGTTTACAAAAATTAGGTTACATTTCTACAGAAGATAATTTAGACATGATTCCGAAAGTTTATGTAGATTGTGATGTTGAAACAGCTAAGGCAAATCTTGGATTAATTGAGTGGTTAGAACAATTAGATGATGTCGATGCGGTTTATCATAATATGAATATTCCACAAGAACTTTCATAA
- the truA_1 gene encoding tRNA pseudouridine synthase A, which translates to MIYCYKLTISYDGSNYNGWQIQPNGKSIQEEIEKALLILLKEEIRIIGSGRTDAGVHALGQVANFTTSQSIDILKFTYSLNSLLPCDIRIKNITQVASTFHAQYSAISKTYQYHVYTGKVLNPFKRLYVWHLHRLLDLNLLCDATKEFLGEHDFASFANVGSSAKDSIRNLMKFDVDLSNDEIIFTLKANGFLYKMVRNLVGFVIEIASHKRPITDIKKVLLAKDRRQAGSAAPPQGLFLVEVDYPKELSLISSNVLK; encoded by the coding sequence ATGATTTATTGCTATAAATTAACCATCAGCTATGATGGTTCAAATTACAATGGGTGGCAAATACAACCCAATGGAAAATCCATACAAGAAGAAATTGAAAAAGCTTTACTTATTTTGCTAAAAGAAGAGATCCGAATTATTGGATCAGGTAGAACCGATGCTGGCGTGCACGCCTTAGGGCAAGTGGCTAACTTTACAACCTCTCAATCAATAGATATTTTAAAATTTACCTACTCTTTAAATAGTTTGTTACCTTGTGATATACGGATTAAAAATATTACCCAAGTAGCATCTACTTTTCATGCTCAATATTCAGCTATTAGTAAAACCTATCAATATCATGTTTACACAGGAAAGGTTCTAAATCCATTTAAAAGGCTTTATGTATGGCATCTACATCGATTGCTAGATCTGAATTTGCTTTGTGACGCTACAAAGGAGTTTTTAGGTGAACATGATTTTGCATCTTTTGCAAATGTTGGCAGTTCTGCCAAAGACTCTATCCGCAATTTAATGAAATTTGATGTAGATCTTTCCAATGATGAAATCATTTTTACTCTTAAGGCAAATGGTTTTCTTTACAAAATGGTGAGAAACTTAGTAGGTTTTGTAATAGAGATAGCGTCTCACAAACGCCCTATTACTGATATAAAAAAAGTTTTACTAGCAAAAGATAGAAGGCAAGCAGGAAGCGCAGCTCCTCCTCAAGGCTTATTTTTAGTTGAAGTCGATTACCCAAAGGAACTATCGTTAATATCTTCAAATGTA
- the ispD gene encoding 2-C-methyl-D-erythritol 4-phosphate cytidylyltransferase has translation MNNSYSTAVILLAGGIGKRMKTVTPKQFLLIEGKPIARYSFDIFMKLPYVKEIVVVCAPKYRHFFPNSHSSIKVNFTDPGERRQDSVKNGLEAMETKTDIICIHDSARPFIDSEMITRVHESAYELGAATTGMPLKFTVKEHDGQGIVFKTHNRDLFWEVQTPQAIKRDLFQDGFKFVQENQIEVTDDVSIVEYIKAPVKLVEGSYQNFKITTPEDLLLAKHLIKLAIKQTAS, from the coding sequence ATGAATAATTCTTATAGTACCGCTGTTATTCTTTTGGCAGGTGGAATTGGAAAAAGGATGAAAACAGTCACTCCTAAACAGTTTCTCCTCATTGAAGGTAAACCAATTGCTCGTTACAGTTTTGATATCTTTATGAAATTACCTTACGTAAAAGAAATTGTTGTCGTTTGTGCCCCTAAATATAGACATTTTTTTCCAAACTCCCATTCTTCTATAAAAGTAAACTTCACAGATCCTGGTGAGAGAAGACAAGATTCTGTCAAAAACGGATTAGAAGCCATGGAAACAAAAACAGATATCATTTGCATTCACGATTCAGCTCGTCCTTTTATTGATAGCGAAATGATTACAAGAGTTCATGAAAGCGCATATGAATTAGGCGCTGCCACGACAGGCATGCCCTTAAAATTTACCGTTAAAGAACATGATGGGCAAGGTATTGTCTTTAAAACACATAATAGAGACCTTTTTTGGGAAGTCCAAACTCCTCAAGCCATAAAACGGGACTTATTTCAGGATGGATTTAAATTCGTTCAAGAAAATCAAATAGAAGTCACAGACGACGTTTCGATTGTTGAATACATTAAAGCACCTGTAAAACTCGTTGAGGGAAGTTATCAGAACTTTAAAATTACAACACCTGAAGATTTACTTCTTGCCAAACATTTAATTAAACTTGCAATCAAACAGACAGCTTCATGA
- the prfB gene encoding Peptide chain release factor 2, with product MIESFICGGIFDLATKEAKVKELELLMEDTHFWDDNEKAQKVIQEVNQLKAWTNPTKNIKNRFCALKELLPEVIESNDEAFFQELLLELDAIEKIVGELEIRRMLAGELDSKNCYLSINAGAGGTEACDWVLMLSRMYQRWASRRGWKVEIVDTVDGDVAGIKSITLKFGGDFAYGYAKAEKGVHRLVRISPFDSNAKRHTSFASVDVTPEITDDIQIEIRPEDVRIDTYRASGAGGQHVNKTDSAVRLTHIPTNLVVSCQNQRSQLQNKEACFKMLRSKLYELEVLERENAIKALSGDKKEIAWGSQIRNYVFQPYTLVKDTRTKYEVGNIQAVMDGELDDFVYAYLKEFG from the coding sequence ATGATCGAATCCTTCATATGTGGAGGTATCTTTGACTTAGCTACTAAAGAAGCTAAAGTTAAAGAATTAGAATTATTAATGGAAGATACTCATTTTTGGGATGATAATGAAAAAGCTCAAAAAGTGATTCAAGAAGTTAATCAATTAAAAGCTTGGACTAATCCGACAAAAAACATAAAAAATCGTTTTTGTGCTTTAAAAGAACTTTTACCAGAAGTTATCGAATCCAATGATGAAGCTTTTTTTCAAGAATTATTGCTAGAGTTAGATGCTATTGAAAAAATAGTCGGGGAATTAGAAATTCGCCGTATGCTGGCTGGCGAGCTAGACAGCAAAAATTGCTATCTTAGTATAAATGCTGGAGCTGGAGGGACGGAAGCTTGTGACTGGGTCTTAATGCTTTCAAGAATGTACCAAAGATGGGCTAGCAGACGCGGTTGGAAAGTGGAAATAGTTGATACTGTCGATGGCGATGTAGCTGGTATTAAAAGCATAACCTTAAAATTCGGTGGCGATTTTGCCTATGGATATGCAAAAGCGGAAAAAGGGGTTCATCGTTTAGTAAGAATATCACCTTTTGATTCTAATGCAAAAAGGCACACAAGTTTTGCATCTGTTGATGTTACCCCTGAAATTACAGATGATATTCAAATTGAAATTCGTCCAGAAGATGTAAGGATTGATACTTATCGAGCCTCTGGGGCCGGGGGACAACATGTTAATAAAACAGATTCAGCAGTTCGCTTAACCCATATTCCGACTAACCTAGTAGTCTCTTGTCAAAATCAAAGAAGTCAACTTCAGAATAAGGAAGCATGCTTTAAAATGCTTCGATCTAAACTTTATGAATTAGAAGTTTTAGAAAGAGAAAATGCTATCAAAGCGCTAAGTGGCGACAAAAAAGAAATTGCTTGGGGAAGTCAAATTAGAAACTATGTTTTTCAACCCTATACATTAGTAAAAGATACTAGAACAAAATATGAAGTTGGTAACATACAAGCTGTTATGGATGGGGAATTAGACGATTTTGTTTACGCTTATTTAAAGGAGTTTGGATAA
- the pabC gene encoding Aminodeoxychorismate lyase, with amino-acid sequence MHKPSIVYLNGRFIPKSEAFIPVTDKGFIYGQGAFTTMCLESGYILNYDLHILRLKKTCAFLNITYPPLIETTFLQLISLNSATQNSWKIKVIITDETCLIEISPFEIVKKMQKVTLYPFPMQSPLLCYKTLAYLDRILVKKFSLQQGFDDAIVTNGSGFILETSFSNIFWTKQKTIFIPASHLQNLKGTILERIQETGYLLGYTIKYVETTVENLSVDTSLYICNSLQMILPVFAMNQKKFKIDGIEYQRLQKTTTHLSFKFSLKV; translated from the coding sequence ATGCATAAACCTTCCATTGTGTATTTAAACGGTAGATTTATTCCAAAATCAGAAGCGTTTATTCCTGTTACTGATAAAGGCTTTATCTATGGACAAGGCGCTTTTACAACGATGTGTTTAGAATCTGGATATATTCTAAATTATGATTTGCATATTTTACGACTTAAAAAAACGTGTGCTTTTCTCAATATCACTTATCCTCCACTCATCGAAACTACATTCCTTCAATTAATTAGTTTGAACAGTGCTACACAAAATAGTTGGAAAATAAAAGTAATTATTACCGATGAAACATGTTTGATAGAGATTAGCCCTTTTGAAATAGTAAAAAAAATGCAAAAAGTCACCCTCTATCCATTTCCAATGCAAAGCCCTTTACTTTGCTATAAAACATTAGCTTATTTAGATCGTATTTTGGTAAAGAAATTTAGCCTTCAACAAGGATTTGACGATGCTATTGTTACAAATGGATCTGGCTTTATTTTAGAAACATCATTTAGTAATATTTTCTGGACTAAGCAAAAAACCATATTCATACCTGCGTCACATCTACAAAATTTAAAGGGGACAATCTTAGAGAGGATTCAGGAAACAGGATATTTATTGGGATATACCATTAAATATGTTGAAACAACTGTAGAAAATCTTTCCGTAGATACTTCTTTATATATATGCAATTCATTACAAATGATCTTACCTGTTTTTGCAATGAACCAAAAAAAGTTTAAAATTGATGGAATAGAGTATCAACGCTTACAAAAAACCACAACCCATTTGAGTTTTAAGTTTTCTTTAAAAGTTTAA
- a CDS encoding DNA topoisomerase I/SWI domain fusion protein: MNKEKKPSAFMKPVQVSEALAKIVGPGPMPRTEVTKKLWEYIKKHKLQDGENKRNINPDKTLAEVLGSSDSIDMFKMTSKLSKHIKEPELASKRQ, encoded by the coding sequence ATGAATAAAGAAAAAAAGCCTTCTGCTTTTATGAAGCCAGTGCAAGTTAGTGAGGCTTTAGCTAAAATTGTAGGCCCAGGTCCTATGCCTCGTACAGAAGTAACAAAAAAATTGTGGGAATACATAAAAAAACACAAGTTGCAAGATGGTGAGAATAAAAGAAATATTAATCCCGATAAAACTCTTGCAGAAGTTCTTGGCTCTTCCGATTCAATCGATATGTTTAAAATGACAAGTAAATTATCTAAGCATATTAAAGAACCAGAACTTGCTTCTAAACGCCAATAG
- a CDS encoding putative acetyltransferase YhhY, producing MEEEKLDLPEGIDIRYTEVGDAKYLKQWLMDPTVSRWFPMDDEAEIDDAVNRWIGFYRYKCSLTAVKDGIPVGLSTLYLQPYKKLAHQCEFGIIVAPDQRNKKIGTFLINNIMHLARDTFKIELLHLQVYAENPAIRLYKRMGFTQFGEQTKWLKGRDGVHQARSFMEKELI from the coding sequence ATGGAAGAAGAGAAGTTAGATTTACCCGAGGGTATAGATATCAGATATACTGAGGTTGGAGATGCTAAATACTTAAAACAATGGTTAATGGATCCCACGGTTTCTCGTTGGTTTCCTATGGATGATGAAGCGGAAATAGATGATGCAGTAAATCGATGGATTGGCTTTTACCGATATAAATGTAGCCTAACTGCTGTAAAAGATGGAATTCCTGTTGGTTTATCCACTCTTTATTTGCAACCTTACAAAAAGCTGGCTCATCAATGTGAATTTGGCATTATCGTAGCGCCAGATCAAAGGAATAAAAAAATTGGTACTTTTTTAATTAATAACATTATGCACTTAGCGCGCGATACCTTTAAGATAGAATTACTTCATCTACAAGTTTATGCTGAAAACCCGGCTATCAGGTTATATAAGAGAATGGGCTTTACTCAGTTTGGAGAACAAACTAAATGGTTGAAAGGTCGCGACGGTGTCCATCAAGCTAGATCTTTTATGGAAAAGGAATTGATTTAA
- a CDS encoding putative metallophosphoesterase, which yields MKNFQKLGSLLWDAWCVLSVVGIWPRFIEPKLLQLNNNTISISNLPQSFENFKIIHLTDLHLNPKTSDNFLKKILNKVNILNPDLIVFTGDFICFGQNFDVERLNKFLSKLQAPYGKYAIYGNHDYSHFVSVNENGDYDVITKKSSSLTKGFARLFSSIKVTGKMTTAAKNVSPHQALQDVLKKSGFKVLNNETIQIKKHDDFFNLTGLGEYMTGQCNPKLGFQSYKAKYPGIVMSHNPDSISLLNNFPGNIILSGHTHGAQVNLPIMWKKFMLAENPQLKRGLYKRGNKSIFINRGLGAVIPFRWFSLPEIVLHTLTRGSNE from the coding sequence ATGAAAAATTTTCAAAAGCTTGGAAGCTTGCTTTGGGATGCTTGGTGCGTCCTCTCAGTTGTTGGTATTTGGCCCCGCTTTATTGAACCGAAATTATTACAATTAAATAATAACACCATATCGATATCGAATTTACCGCAATCTTTTGAAAATTTTAAAATTATTCATTTGACGGATTTACACTTAAATCCAAAAACATCAGATAATTTTCTTAAAAAAATATTAAACAAAGTCAACATTCTAAATCCTGACTTAATCGTTTTCACAGGAGACTTTATATGCTTTGGACAAAATTTTGATGTAGAGAGATTAAATAAATTTTTATCAAAATTGCAAGCACCCTACGGAAAGTATGCCATATATGGAAACCACGATTATTCTCATTTTGTTTCGGTGAATGAAAATGGTGATTACGATGTCATTACAAAAAAAAGCTCAAGCTTAACCAAAGGTTTCGCGCGCCTTTTTTCTTCTATAAAAGTTACCGGTAAAATGACTACTGCAGCCAAAAATGTTTCACCCCATCAAGCTTTACAAGATGTTTTAAAAAAATCTGGTTTTAAAGTTTTAAATAATGAAACTATTCAGATTAAAAAACATGATGACTTTTTCAATTTAACAGGGCTTGGGGAATACATGACAGGACAATGTAATCCAAAATTGGGATTTCAAAGTTATAAGGCCAAGTATCCAGGAATTGTTATGTCTCACAATCCTGACAGCATCTCTTTGCTAAATAATTTTCCTGGAAATATTATTTTGTCAGGTCACACCCATGGCGCTCAAGTAAACCTGCCGATAATGTGGAAAAAATTTATGTTAGCAGAGAATCCTCAATTAAAAAGAGGTTTGTATAAACGGGGAAATAAAAGTATTTTTATAAATCGCGGCCTTGGCGCAGTTATCCCTTTTCGTTGGTTTAGTTTGCCTGAAATAGTCTTGCATACACTTACACGAGGTTCTAATGAATAA
- the pabB gene encoding Para-aminobenzoate synthase component 1, with protein MKETSFTINNSTCFLQGASHLINEVGSILLYSGGNYDTSEASYLFLFPFEKIEILASSENPWGELKEQLQLDQSNACDLPLWVGYLSYELGYATEEIFTPSDDNSNYLAYFQKFKITIRFCHSTNTIAVFVINNILLENEQKILQVIVNQDFWNRSYFKPLTPSKIKNIKRKGSDDYKKAIEAIKELILDGEVYQLNLSQEFIFSGSFDPVSIYFALLQKSPNPYSAILNLEQETIVSISPEKFLSLKKGQLETRPIKGTIAATVLDGKKKLLNSEKNLSELMMIVDLMRNDLSRVSQVGSVKVKELVRCENYHSIYHLFSIIQAVAIPKIHSLEIIKACYPAGSITGCPKIRAMEYIQRFEKRNRHVYTGSIGYFSQNGDFNFNVAIRTLIFKEEELRVQLGGAIVIDSEPENEYEETLDKGLSIFNAIGFNPHA; from the coding sequence ATGAAAGAGACTAGTTTTACCATCAATAATTCCACTTGTTTTTTACAAGGTGCTTCTCATTTGATAAATGAAGTCGGAAGTATTCTTTTGTATTCTGGGGGCAATTACGATACGTCTGAAGCATCTTATCTATTTTTATTTCCGTTTGAAAAAATTGAAATATTAGCTTCATCTGAAAATCCTTGGGGAGAATTAAAAGAACAACTCCAATTAGATCAAAGCAATGCTTGTGATTTACCCTTATGGGTGGGTTATTTAAGCTATGAACTAGGTTATGCTACAGAAGAAATATTTACTCCTTCTGATGATAACTCGAATTATTTAGCCTACTTTCAAAAATTTAAAATTACGATTCGATTTTGTCATTCGACAAATACAATAGCAGTGTTTGTTATAAATAATATCTTATTAGAGAATGAACAAAAAATTTTACAAGTCATTGTGAATCAAGATTTTTGGAATAGATCTTACTTTAAACCATTAACGCCTAGCAAAATTAAAAACATAAAAAGAAAAGGGTCTGACGATTATAAAAAGGCAATAGAAGCAATCAAAGAACTCATTTTAGATGGGGAAGTATATCAATTAAATTTATCGCAAGAATTTATTTTCAGTGGCTCTTTTGATCCTGTATCAATATATTTTGCCTTATTGCAAAAAAGTCCAAATCCCTATAGTGCCATACTAAATTTGGAGCAAGAAACAATTGTTTCAATTTCCCCCGAAAAATTTCTTTCTTTAAAAAAAGGACAATTAGAGACAAGACCGATAAAAGGGACAATTGCAGCAACTGTTCTTGATGGCAAAAAAAAGCTATTAAATTCAGAAAAAAATTTGTCTGAACTTATGATGATAGTGGATTTAATGCGCAACGACCTAAGTCGCGTAAGCCAAGTTGGAAGCGTGAAGGTAAAAGAACTTGTTCGATGTGAAAACTATCATTCTATCTATCATTTGTTTTCTATTATACAAGCAGTTGCCATTCCCAAAATTCATTCTTTAGAGATTATCAAGGCTTGTTATCCTGCAGGTTCAATAACTGGTTGTCCAAAAATTCGAGCGATGGAATACATTCAAAGATTTGAAAAAAGAAATCGTCATGTATATACCGGCTCTATCGGTTATTTTTCACAAAATGGGGATTTTAATTTTAATGTTGCGATTCGCACTTTAATTTTTAAAGAAGAAGAATTGCGCGTTCAACTTGGGGGAGCCATTGTTATTGATTCAGAACCAGAGAACGAGTATGAAGAAACCCTCGATAAGGGATTATCGATTTTTAATGCTATAGGTTTTAACCCCCATGCATAA